One Sediminicola sp. YIK13 DNA segment encodes these proteins:
- a CDS encoding HIT family protein yields MASIFTKIIEGEIPCYKIAEDENFIAFLDVNPNAKGHTLCVPKKEVNKIMDLDEPTYMGLMGFARKVGKAIEASIDCKRVGMTVIGLEVPHVHVHLIPLNEMKDATFQHKVSLSKEEFEGIASKISGNIK; encoded by the coding sequence ATGGCAAGCATCTTTACAAAAATCATCGAAGGAGAAATACCATGCTATAAAATAGCTGAAGACGAAAATTTTATTGCTTTTCTGGATGTCAATCCAAATGCAAAAGGGCACACCCTTTGCGTTCCCAAGAAAGAAGTAAATAAAATAATGGATCTTGACGAGCCTACCTATATGGGACTTATGGGTTTTGCCAGAAAAGTGGGCAAGGCCATTGAGGCTTCCATAGATTGTAAGCGGGTTGGGATGACCGTCATTGGGTTAGAGGTGCCCCACGTACATGTGCACCTTATCCCATTAAATGAAATGAAGGATGCTACCTTCCAACACAAAGTGTCGTTATCCAAAGAAGAATTTGAGGGGATAGCTTCAAAAATCAGCGGTAATATCAAATAA
- the aat gene encoding leucyl/phenylalanyl-tRNA--protein transferase, with protein MKKDSGHHPLFFVTDRLEFPPVEHANEEGLLAVGGDLSSERLLLAYRRGIFPWFNEDSLILWWSPDPRMVLFPNKIKVSKSMRKILEGNRFKLTKNTQFEAVIDQCAQSPRKDQMGTWITQAMKKAYVKLHKLGIAKSYEVWEKDELVGGLYGIDLGHVFCGESMFSKVSNASKFAFIKLAQELEEKRYSLIDCQVYTPHLESLGAEEIPREAFIEILTSQK; from the coding sequence GTGAAAAAGGATAGCGGACATCACCCATTGTTCTTTGTGACGGATCGATTGGAGTTTCCTCCCGTGGAACATGCCAATGAGGAAGGGCTGTTGGCGGTAGGAGGGGATTTATCTTCAGAGCGTCTCCTACTGGCCTACAGGAGGGGGATTTTTCCATGGTTCAATGAGGATTCCTTGATTCTCTGGTGGAGTCCCGATCCGAGAATGGTGCTCTTTCCCAATAAAATAAAAGTCTCTAAAAGCATGCGTAAAATTTTAGAGGGAAATCGATTTAAATTGACCAAGAATACCCAATTTGAGGCAGTTATCGACCAATGTGCCCAAAGTCCGAGAAAGGACCAAATGGGAACATGGATTACACAAGCCATGAAAAAAGCCTATGTGAAGCTACATAAGCTCGGCATTGCCAAATCCTATGAGGTATGGGAAAAAGATGAATTGGTAGGTGGACTTTATGGAATAGATCTGGGTCATGTCTTTTGTGGAGAAAGTATGTTTAGCAAAGTAAGCAACGCCTCAAAATTTGCATTTATAAAATTGGCCCAAGAATTGGAGGAAAAGCGGTACAGCCTGATCGATTGTCAGGTGTATACCCCTCATTTGGAAAGTCTCGGGGCCGAAGAAATTCCCAGGGAAGCGTTTATTGAAATTCTAACTAGTCAAAAGTAA
- a CDS encoding DNA-3-methyladenine glycosylase I gives MSKHRCAWCLGDPLYESYHDEEWGVPLRDDDALFEFLILETFQAGLSWITILRKRENFREALDGFNYHKIAQYDPEKIASLMANSGIVRNKLKINATVSNAQAFLKIQQEFGSFSSYIWKFVDGKPIKNEVKSPKDIPANTELSDRISKDLKKRGFKFVGSTVVYAHMQATGMVNDHEINCFRYHEV, from the coding sequence ATGAGTAAACATAGATGCGCTTGGTGCCTAGGTGATCCCCTCTACGAAAGCTATCATGATGAGGAGTGGGGAGTTCCTTTAAGAGATGATGATGCCCTGTTTGAATTTTTGATTTTGGAAACTTTTCAGGCCGGATTGAGTTGGATCACGATTTTGCGGAAACGGGAAAATTTCCGTGAAGCCTTAGACGGATTCAATTATCATAAAATTGCACAATATGATCCGGAAAAGATTGCTTCCCTGATGGCAAATTCTGGTATCGTCCGCAATAAGCTTAAGATCAATGCTACCGTTTCCAATGCCCAGGCATTTCTTAAGATTCAACAAGAATTTGGAAGCTTCAGTTCGTACATATGGAAGTTTGTTGATGGAAAGCCCATTAAGAATGAGGTTAAATCACCTAAGGACATTCCGGCCAATACTGAGCTTTCGGATAGGATTAGCAAAGATTTAAAAAAACGTGGCTTTAAGTTTGTAGGTAGTACAGTTGTTTATGCCCATATGCAGGCAACAGGGATGGTTAACGATCATGAAATAAATTGTTTTAGATACCATGAAGTTTAG
- a CDS encoding TonB-dependent receptor, whose amino-acid sequence MKTLFTTVAVFGAVLSVFGQEKPIDSLEGKKITLDEVFVSAVRVTKESPVTFSNLTKEQIKPRNLGQDIPILMNFLPSVVTTSDAGAGVGYTGIRVRGSDATRVNVTINGIPYNDSESHGTFWVNMPDFASSTESLQLQRGVGTSTNGAGAFGASLNLLTDAISDEGYAQISSSAGSFGTLRNNLKFSTGLLNDHVEVSGRLSRITSDGYVDRASSKLESYFLQGAYKDDNTLIKALMFGGHEITYQSWYGIDKGTLETDRTFNFAGIYTDENGNTQFYDNEVDNYKQDHVQLLWNEQISEHWNTNIGLHYTRGRGYFEQFKEDEDFSDYGFEPITVNGELVDTTDLIRRRWLDNDFYGTTFSANYTNDKINLILGGGWNKYEGDHFGEIIWARFTGDSEYRDRYYDDTSVKTDFNFFSKVNYALNNKWSLYGDLQYRRVSYTANGEDTGLVDDSFNFFNPKTGITYEMDRNNNFYLSYARANREPNRNDYESGSPRPEKLNDFELGWRYVSQELQLNTNVYYMNYKDQLVLTGELNDVGAPLRANIGDSYRLGLEIDATIAFGDKFRISPNVALSSNKNRNFVFERDGVLQDLGNTNISFSPNVILGNVFTYLPKENLQFSVLTKYVGKQYMGNIDSENSTLSAYSQTDLNVQYEIRTNSFIKSIVLSGLVNNVFDSLYVSNGYFFTYDDDFSTPGTITTVEGAGYYPQAGINFLAGATFNF is encoded by the coding sequence ATGAAAACTTTATTCACAACAGTTGCTGTGTTTGGTGCCGTCCTGTCGGTCTTCGGCCAAGAAAAACCCATCGATTCTTTGGAGGGTAAAAAAATCACTTTGGACGAGGTCTTTGTATCCGCCGTTCGCGTGACCAAGGAATCACCAGTCACCTTTTCCAATCTCACCAAGGAGCAGATCAAACCTAGAAATTTGGGTCAGGACATTCCTATTCTGATGAATTTTTTGCCATCGGTAGTTACCACATCTGATGCCGGCGCCGGGGTGGGGTACACCGGTATTCGCGTCCGTGGAAGTGATGCCACAAGGGTAAACGTTACCATCAATGGGATTCCCTACAACGATTCGGAATCACACGGCACCTTCTGGGTCAATATGCCAGATTTTGCCTCATCAACGGAAAGCCTACAATTGCAGCGTGGGGTGGGCACCTCTACCAACGGCGCAGGAGCCTTTGGTGCCAGTTTAAATTTACTTACCGATGCCATCAGTGATGAAGGCTATGCGCAAATCTCTTCTTCTGCAGGGAGTTTTGGTACGCTGAGGAACAACCTCAAATTCAGTACAGGCCTTCTCAATGATCATGTGGAAGTTTCTGGCCGTCTGTCCAGGATTACCTCAGATGGTTATGTGGATAGGGCCTCCTCCAAATTGGAGTCTTATTTTTTGCAAGGGGCCTATAAGGATGATAACACCTTGATAAAAGCCCTCATGTTTGGAGGCCATGAAATCACCTATCAGTCATGGTACGGCATAGATAAAGGGACATTGGAAACGGACAGGACCTTCAATTTTGCGGGAATCTATACGGATGAAAATGGGAATACCCAATTCTATGATAATGAAGTGGATAATTATAAACAAGACCATGTTCAATTGCTCTGGAACGAGCAAATATCGGAACACTGGAATACGAATATAGGGCTACACTATACCAGGGGCAGGGGCTATTTTGAACAGTTTAAGGAGGATGAAGATTTTTCGGATTACGGTTTTGAGCCCATAACAGTAAATGGTGAATTGGTGGATACCACAGATCTCATTAGAAGACGATGGTTGGATAATGATTTTTACGGAACTACGTTTTCGGCCAATTATACCAATGATAAGATCAATTTGATTCTTGGTGGGGGATGGAACAAATATGAAGGGGATCATTTTGGAGAAATTATTTGGGCCCGTTTCACTGGAGATAGCGAATATAGGGACCGCTATTACGACGATACTTCTGTAAAAACCGATTTTAACTTCTTTTCAAAAGTCAATTACGCTCTGAACAACAAATGGAGTCTCTATGGAGACCTACAGTATAGAAGGGTGTCCTATACGGCCAATGGGGAAGATACCGGGCTGGTGGATGATAGTTTTAATTTCTTTAACCCTAAGACGGGGATAACCTATGAAATGGATCGCAACAATAATTTCTACCTGTCCTATGCCAGGGCGAATAGGGAGCCAAATAGGAACGATTATGAAAGTGGCAGTCCAAGGCCAGAAAAACTCAACGATTTTGAACTGGGATGGCGCTATGTTTCACAAGAGCTGCAATTGAACACCAATGTCTATTATATGAACTACAAGGATCAATTGGTATTGACAGGTGAGCTGAACGATGTGGGCGCCCCGCTTCGTGCCAATATTGGGGATAGCTATAGGCTGGGCCTAGAGATAGATGCTACCATAGCCTTTGGAGATAAGTTTAGAATTAGCCCCAATGTGGCCTTGAGCTCCAATAAAAATAGGAATTTTGTTTTTGAAAGAGATGGTGTATTGCAAGATTTGGGAAATACCAATATCTCTTTTTCACCCAATGTAATTTTGGGCAATGTATTTACCTATTTGCCAAAAGAGAATCTACAGTTTAGTGTTTTGACCAAGTATGTGGGCAAACAATATATGGGCAATATAGATTCTGAAAATTCAACATTAAGTGCTTATTCACAGACCGATTTGAATGTGCAATATGAAATCAGGACAAATTCGTTCATCAAAAGTATTGTCTTGTCCGGCTTGGTGAATAATGTGTTTGACTCTTTATATGTATCCAATGGTTATTTCTTTACCTATGATGATGATTTTTCGACTCCAGGAACAATTACTACGGTGGAAGGGGCAGGATATTATCCACAAGCAGGAATCAACTTTTTAGCGGGAGCTACCTTTAATTTTTAG
- a CDS encoding LysR family transcriptional regulator gives MNYTLHQLQIFFKVAETKSITKAAEELFLTQPAVSIQLKNFQEQFPIPLTEVVGRKLFITDFGQEIVKAAEKILNEVHAINYRTMAFAGELTGRLKISVVSTAKYVIPYFLADFMTENIGVDLIMDVTNKSRVIESLEANEVDFAMVSVLPKQIKTESVGLMQNKLFFVGGVQHEKLNKPIQKEQFEELPLIYREQGSATRNAMETFIKGNSFSVRKKIELTSNEAVKQAIIAGLGYSLMPLIGIKNELRTGELQIIPMAGLPLITTWNLVWLPAKKLSPAALAFLEHVTATKETIIQQKFKWFEEY, from the coding sequence ATGAACTATACATTGCATCAATTGCAGATCTTCTTCAAGGTTGCTGAAACCAAAAGCATCACAAAAGCTGCTGAAGAATTGTTTTTAACTCAGCCGGCAGTGTCCATACAATTAAAAAATTTTCAGGAACAGTTTCCAATACCCCTTACTGAAGTTGTAGGGCGGAAATTATTTATAACGGACTTTGGCCAGGAAATTGTAAAGGCAGCAGAGAAAATATTAAACGAGGTACACGCCATAAATTATAGAACAATGGCTTTTGCAGGGGAATTGACCGGCAGGCTAAAAATTTCGGTAGTTTCCACCGCAAAGTATGTGATCCCTTACTTTCTGGCCGATTTTATGACTGAGAATATTGGGGTGGATTTAATTATGGACGTGACGAACAAATCGAGGGTAATTGAAAGTTTGGAGGCCAATGAGGTAGATTTTGCGATGGTCTCTGTTTTGCCCAAGCAGATTAAAACCGAAAGCGTTGGATTAATGCAAAATAAACTATTTTTTGTGGGTGGTGTTCAACATGAAAAGTTGAACAAACCTATTCAAAAGGAGCAGTTTGAAGAATTACCGCTCATTTACAGAGAGCAAGGGTCTGCAACCCGAAACGCCATGGAGACCTTTATTAAAGGCAATTCATTTTCTGTTCGCAAAAAAATAGAATTGACCTCAAATGAAGCCGTAAAACAGGCGATTATTGCAGGTTTGGGATATTCCCTGATGCCATTGATCGGGATTAAAAATGAACTGAGAACCGGAGAGTTGCAGATAATACCAATGGCAGGTCTTCCTCTTATAACCACCTGGAACCTCGTATGGTTGCCTGCCAAAAAATTGTCTCCTGCGGCCTTGGCTTTTTTGGAACACGTGACTGCCACAAAGGAGACAATTATCCAGCAAAAATTTAAGTGGTTTGAAGAATACTAG
- a CDS encoding flavin reductase family protein: protein MLSITPSEIPTAKLHGYLLGAVGPRPIAFASTVDENGRPNLSPFSFFNVFSANPPIMIFSPARRVRDNTTKHTLENVLKTKEVVINIVNYDMVHQMSLSSTEYVEGENEFVKAGLTMLKSDVVTPFRVAESPVQFECKVIKVEALGKEGGAGNLIFSEVVKIHIDESILDASGTIDQHKIDQVARMGGNWYSRANLGLFEVPKPLSSLGIGIDNIPEEIRHSSVLTGNDLGMLGNVEHLPTKEEVKEFIASNVAIRSILSGDNKEKLHKKAQEFLHNNEVHSAWKVLLANK, encoded by the coding sequence TTGCTTTCCATTACGCCTTCAGAGATTCCTACGGCCAAATTACATGGTTATCTGTTAGGTGCTGTTGGTCCTAGACCCATAGCATTTGCAAGTACTGTTGATGAAAATGGAAGGCCAAATCTGTCACCTTTTAGTTTTTTCAATGTCTTTAGTGCCAATCCTCCGATCATGATCTTTTCACCGGCCAGGAGGGTCAGGGACAATACAACAAAACACACCTTGGAAAATGTATTAAAGACGAAGGAAGTGGTTATTAACATAGTTAACTATGACATGGTACACCAAATGTCTTTGTCGAGTACGGAATATGTTGAAGGGGAGAACGAGTTTGTTAAAGCGGGCCTGACCATGTTGAAGTCGGATGTGGTGACCCCTTTTCGAGTGGCGGAATCTCCTGTACAGTTTGAGTGCAAGGTCATAAAAGTAGAGGCCTTGGGAAAGGAAGGAGGAGCGGGCAACCTTATTTTTTCTGAGGTGGTAAAGATCCATATAGATGAATCTATCTTGGACGCTTCCGGCACCATAGACCAACATAAGATAGACCAAGTGGCACGTATGGGCGGCAATTGGTATTCTAGGGCCAATTTGGGGCTGTTCGAAGTGCCAAAACCCTTATCTTCCTTGGGGATAGGAATAGATAATATTCCAGAGGAAATAAGGCACAGTTCTGTTTTAACCGGTAATGATTTAGGCATGCTGGGCAATGTGGAACACTTGCCAACGAAAGAAGAGGTGAAAGAATTCATAGCTTCCAATGTAGCAATCAGGTCAATTTTAAGTGGGGACAACAAAGAAAAATTACATAAAAAAGCACAAGAATTTTTACATAATAACGAGGTACATTCTGCATGGAAAGTATTGTTAGCAAATAAATAG
- a CDS encoding sensor histidine kinase, which yields MTLNPKKTSNILLLIASFVIVSLILWNTNSFFKKFKEEERLKMEIWATAQSELLQSSEDRDLGNLHVKIFQNNTSTPMILVNKDHSIKVNNITEDEAQDTSYLTKKIVQFQAENTPISIDYKGEQLATLYYGNSEVLNRLKYYPIALLLIIFLFGAVIFFFFKTNKASEQNKLWAGMAKETAHQIGTPLTSLLGWNELLKAENISTSITDEIDKDIMRLQTITERFSKIGSLPKLKEYDIVQETKDAYDYLKLRSSKLIQFSFDSKIESLPVLLNRELYHWTIENLVKNGIDAMRGKGSISIEIIPNGNFVTILVSDSGLGIPKSNFNNIFNPGVTSKKRGWGLGLSLVKRIVEEYHRGKIKVLSSSKEGTIMKISLKVNA from the coding sequence ATGACCCTAAATCCCAAAAAAACGTCTAACATTTTACTGCTGATAGCTTCCTTTGTTATCGTTAGCCTGATTCTATGGAATACCAACAGCTTTTTTAAAAAATTCAAGGAGGAGGAGCGATTGAAAATGGAGATATGGGCCACGGCACAATCGGAACTACTGCAATCTTCAGAAGATCGTGATTTGGGGAACCTTCACGTAAAAATATTTCAGAACAACACCTCCACACCTATGATTCTGGTAAATAAGGACCATTCGATCAAGGTGAACAATATCACTGAGGACGAAGCACAGGACACTTCCTACCTCACCAAAAAAATTGTTCAATTCCAAGCGGAGAACACTCCCATTTCCATTGACTACAAAGGGGAACAATTGGCCACTCTCTATTATGGGAACTCCGAGGTCTTAAATCGGTTAAAATATTATCCAATAGCCCTGTTGCTCATCATCTTTTTGTTTGGTGCCGTTATTTTCTTTTTCTTTAAAACCAACAAGGCTTCCGAACAGAACAAACTATGGGCAGGAATGGCCAAAGAGACTGCACATCAAATAGGCACTCCCCTTACCTCCCTATTGGGTTGGAATGAGCTTCTGAAAGCAGAGAACATTAGCACTTCCATTACCGATGAAATTGATAAGGATATCATGAGATTACAGACGATAACCGAACGATTTTCTAAAATTGGGTCCTTGCCCAAACTAAAGGAATACGATATCGTACAAGAAACAAAGGATGCCTACGATTACCTAAAATTAAGAAGTTCCAAGCTGATACAATTTTCTTTTGACAGCAAAATAGAATCTCTCCCAGTGCTGCTGAATAGGGAATTATATCATTGGACCATAGAGAATCTCGTTAAAAATGGCATTGATGCCATGAGGGGCAAAGGAAGTATTTCAATTGAGATTATTCCCAATGGAAATTTCGTCACCATTTTGGTGTCCGATTCTGGATTAGGAATTCCGAAGAGCAATTTCAACAACATTTTCAACCCTGGGGTAACTTCCAAAAAACGGGGGTGGGGATTAGGACTTTCATTGGTAAAAAGAATTGTAGAAGAGTATCACCGAGGAAAAATTAAGGTATTGTCCTCGAGCAAAGAGGGGACCATAATGAAGATTTCGTTAAAAGTAAATGCATAA
- a CDS encoding sodium-dependent bicarbonate transport family permease: MDLHLLIENLTNPALLFFFLGILAVQLKSDLEIPPSSSKFISLYLLFSIGFKGGLELSHSNLDMEILWSLLFGILLALLVPIYTFFILRRKFSVENAGAIAAAYGSVSAVTFVTAVSYLEMAQIEFGGHMVAVMALMEAPSIIIAVLLMSLYRNGNQEKTKLGSILHHSLTNGSVLLIIGSLVIGFLANDQQARGIEPFTTDIFKGFLAVFLLDMGITSGKKLSDFLNKGWFALLFAIFIPLLNGSIAAIVSASFTESIGNRFLFALLAGSASYIAVPAAMKLVAPKANPSLYIPMALAITFPFNITLGMPIYLFIIQTF; encoded by the coding sequence ATGGATTTACATTTGCTGATTGAAAACCTGACCAACCCTGCCCTATTATTTTTCTTTCTTGGAATTTTGGCAGTCCAACTTAAAAGCGATCTTGAAATACCGCCCAGTTCTTCAAAATTTATTTCCTTGTACCTACTCTTTTCCATTGGTTTTAAGGGAGGATTGGAGTTGTCCCACAGTAATTTGGACATGGAAATTTTATGGTCACTCTTGTTTGGAATTTTACTTGCACTACTAGTTCCCATCTACACCTTCTTTATACTAAGACGAAAGTTCAGTGTTGAAAATGCCGGGGCCATCGCAGCGGCCTACGGCTCTGTAAGTGCCGTAACTTTTGTTACCGCAGTTTCGTATTTGGAAATGGCCCAAATTGAATTTGGAGGTCATATGGTGGCGGTAATGGCACTTATGGAAGCACCTTCTATTATTATTGCGGTTTTACTTATGTCGTTATACCGCAACGGCAATCAAGAAAAAACAAAACTAGGCAGTATTTTACACCATTCCCTGACCAACGGGAGCGTGCTGCTGATCATTGGGAGCCTTGTGATTGGTTTTCTGGCCAATGACCAACAGGCAAGGGGTATAGAACCATTTACTACGGATATCTTCAAAGGATTCTTGGCAGTATTTCTTTTGGATATGGGTATAACCAGTGGTAAAAAACTATCGGATTTCCTCAACAAAGGATGGTTTGCACTGCTTTTTGCTATTTTCATACCACTTTTGAATGGAAGTATCGCCGCTATTGTTAGCGCATCATTTACAGAAAGCATCGGAAACAGATTTTTATTTGCCCTGCTTGCAGGAAGCGCCTCTTATATTGCTGTACCCGCCGCAATGAAACTAGTGGCCCCAAAAGCCAACCCCAGTCTCTATATTCCCATGGCCCTGGCCATTACCTTCCCTTTTAATATCACCTTGGGGATGCCTATTTATCTCTTTATCATTCAAACATTCTAA
- a CDS encoding TMEM175 family protein → MTSNRLEAFSDGVLAIIITIMVLELVSPDQVTLDSLIPIAPTFVSYFFSFIYIGIYWNNHHHLFQVTQKINGKILWSNLHLLFWLSLIPFSTTWIGENYEEAVPVALYGFILLMSAIAFYILQRTISKSHKENFVLRKAVGRDSKGKMSIALYTVGLLISFLNTWAAMGIYIIVAIIWFIPDSRIEKNLDKPKKEVSQAK, encoded by the coding sequence ATGACTTCAAATAGATTAGAAGCATTTAGTGATGGGGTGCTAGCCATTATTATCACCATCATGGTTTTGGAATTGGTGTCTCCTGATCAGGTTACCTTGGATTCCTTGATCCCTATTGCTCCAACATTTGTGAGTTATTTTTTCAGCTTCATCTATATCGGGATTTATTGGAACAATCACCATCATCTCTTTCAGGTTACCCAGAAAATCAATGGTAAGATATTGTGGAGCAATCTTCATTTGCTGTTTTGGTTGTCATTGATTCCATTTTCTACCACTTGGATTGGTGAAAACTATGAGGAGGCAGTTCCCGTTGCCTTGTATGGTTTCATATTATTGATGAGTGCAATTGCATTTTATATACTACAACGCACTATTAGTAAGAGCCATAAGGAGAACTTTGTGCTAAGAAAGGCTGTTGGAAGGGATTCAAAGGGCAAAATGTCCATAGCCTTGTACACTGTCGGATTGCTCATTTCCTTCTTAAATACGTGGGCGGCCATGGGTATTTATATTATTGTAGCCATAATATGGTTTATTCCTGATTCCCGTATTGAAAAAAACCTGGATAAACCAAAAAAGGAAGTGTCTCAAGCAAAATAG
- a CDS encoding TetR/AcrR family transcriptional regulator, with amino-acid sequence MDRLLRSIKIEINEKIYKKDPQSSDLGKKIIEHGILMIHELGFEDFTFKKLGVQIGSNESSIYRYFENKHKLLLYLTSWYWGWLEYQLVFSTNSIQDNTHKLKKAIEIVTMEIEEDSSFTYINEVLLNKIIINEYSKSYLTKEVDKENKEGYFTIYKRLADRLSEMIKMVNPEYSFPTSLASTLLEGSLHQYFLRDHFTSLTECKEPSSVTLYFTDLVFNSLNIKKNG; translated from the coding sequence ATGGACAGGTTATTACGATCCATAAAAATTGAGATTAACGAAAAAATCTATAAAAAAGACCCACAATCTTCAGATCTTGGTAAGAAGATTATAGAGCATGGAATTCTTATGATTCATGAATTGGGTTTTGAAGATTTTACATTTAAAAAGTTGGGTGTCCAGATAGGATCCAACGAAAGTTCTATATACCGATATTTCGAAAACAAGCACAAACTGCTATTGTACCTGACCTCTTGGTATTGGGGATGGTTGGAGTATCAATTGGTGTTTTCAACCAACAGTATTCAGGACAATACCCACAAACTTAAAAAAGCAATCGAGATAGTAACCATGGAAATTGAAGAGGATTCCTCCTTTACCTATATCAATGAGGTCCTATTAAATAAAATCATCATCAATGAGTATTCTAAGTCTTATTTGACAAAGGAAGTGGATAAGGAAAATAAAGAGGGATACTTTACTATTTATAAAAGGCTTGCAGATCGATTGAGCGAAATGATAAAAATGGTTAATCCGGAATATTCTTTTCCTACCAGCCTTGCAAGTACCTTATTGGAAGGGTCCCTACATCAATATTTTCTTAGAGACCACTTTACCTCCTTGACCGAATGTAAAGAACCAAGTTCGGTAACCCTTTATTTCACCGATTTGGTTTTTAACTCTTTAAATATTAAAAAAAATGGCTAA
- the greA gene encoding transcription elongation factor GreA, with the protein MSNISYYTAEGLKKLKAELNQLKDVERPKSSQAIAEARDKGDLSENAEYDAAKEAQGLLELKIAKLEEIVSNARLIDESQLDTSKVLVLSTVKLKNQANGMELKYTLVAESEANLKAGKISVSSPIGKGLLGKKVGDVAEITIPNGTIKFEIMEITRS; encoded by the coding sequence ATGAGTAACATATCGTATTATACAGCTGAGGGCTTAAAAAAACTCAAAGCCGAATTAAACCAACTTAAGGATGTGGAACGTCCAAAGTCTTCCCAGGCCATTGCCGAAGCCAGGGACAAGGGCGATCTTTCTGAAAATGCGGAATATGATGCAGCAAAGGAGGCCCAAGGGCTGTTGGAACTTAAAATTGCCAAATTGGAGGAAATTGTATCCAATGCCCGACTTATTGATGAATCCCAATTGGACACCTCCAAGGTGTTGGTGTTGTCTACGGTGAAGCTAAAGAACCAAGCAAATGGCATGGAACTTAAATATACGCTGGTTGCGGAAAGTGAGGCCAACCTCAAGGCTGGAAAAATCTCCGTTAGCTCTCCGATAGGAAAGGGACTTTTAGGAAAAAAAGTAGGGGACGTTGCGGAAATAACCATTCCCAATGGGACCATTAAGTTTGAAATTATGGAAATTACGAGATCGTAA
- a CDS encoding DUF3127 domain-containing protein has protein sequence MEIQGKIKMVDETKTFGNNGFRKREMVITTEEQYPQHIMIEFVQDKCDLLNNYSAGQEVKVSINLRGREWVNPQGETKYFNSIQGWRIEGVQSEQGGAGMPPVPPMDAFEPADKLNEEDHDDLPF, from the coding sequence ATGGAAATACAAGGAAAAATCAAAATGGTCGATGAGACCAAAACTTTTGGAAACAACGGTTTTAGAAAAAGGGAAATGGTGATTACTACGGAGGAGCAATATCCGCAGCACATCATGATCGAATTTGTCCAGGACAAATGTGACCTATTGAATAACTACAGTGCAGGTCAGGAAGTTAAGGTTAGCATCAACTTGAGGGGTCGCGAATGGGTGAATCCACAAGGGGAGACAAAATACTTTAACTCTATCCAAGGATGGAGAATAGAAGGTGTGCAGTCCGAACAGGGCGGTGCCGGAATGCCTCCAGTACCACCTATGGATGCTTTTGAGCCAGCCGATAAATTAAATGAGGAAGATCATGACGATCTACCATTCTAA
- a CDS encoding Rieske (2Fe-2S) protein has translation MKRILCLVFIGLFLSCSTDRVSSNPYLQDIGFRFDLNLSLPLYSPLTNAGSAVYVENKTAGLRGIFVINTGFDTFMAWEASCPNHVPNECSTMSLKGQIVTCSCEGYEYNLYTGQLLNRPEDGSRYYDLLFYRSTFNGNVVSVSN, from the coding sequence ATGAAACGTATTTTATGCCTGGTTTTTATTGGTTTATTTCTCTCCTGCAGTACCGATAGGGTCAGTAGCAACCCCTATTTACAGGATATTGGTTTTAGGTTTGATCTAAACCTAAGCCTACCCCTATACAGTCCATTGACCAATGCGGGGAGTGCGGTTTATGTAGAAAACAAGACCGCAGGCTTAAGGGGCATCTTTGTCATCAATACCGGATTTGACACCTTTATGGCATGGGAAGCGAGCTGTCCCAACCATGTGCCTAATGAATGCTCCACAATGAGCCTTAAGGGCCAGATTGTGACCTGTTCCTGTGAAGGGTATGAATATAACCTATACACGGGCCAATTGCTGAATAGACCTGAAGATGGTAGCCGCTATTACGATCTACTCTTCTATCGCAGTACGTTCAATGGCAATGTGGTTTCTGTATCCAATTAA